Part of the Cohnella candidum genome, GAATCAACGGGGAAACCTCATCCGAAGAATGTTTGGATATCGCAAGAGCGGTCACATTGAACTTTTTCAACCGGCATTTGAAGGATGGAACCAAGGATTCGCTGGAATCCGTTTTTCGCCAATATCCGAAGCTGCAGAAAGCCAAGTGGTCGTAATGGAGGTGATCCTATGAACGAGATACTGCGAACCCGCCATCTGACAAAACGTTACGGCTCAAAAACGGTTGTGCACGACTTGAACATGACGATTAGAGTCGGTGATATTTACGGATTCTTGGGGCAGAACGGTGCTGGGAAAACGACGACGTTGCGGATGTTGATGGGTCTGATCCAACCGTCTGACGGTGAAATCGAATTATTCGGCTCCGCGCTGCATGAAAACAAAAGATCGGCAATGGAGCGCATCGGCGCCATCATCGAATACCCAGGGTTCTATCTCAATCTGAACGCGGTGGACAATCTGGAAATCCATCGCCGTCTGATGGGGATGGGCAACAAAGAATGCATAGACGACGTTCTAGCGACTGTCGGCTTGCTTGATGCCAAAAGGCAAAAAGTGAGAAGTTATTCGCTTGGAATGAAGCAGCGGCTTGGCATTGCCCGCGCTTTGCTTCATCACCCCGAACTTCTCCTGCTGGACGAACCGACTAACGGTTTGGACCCTGGTGGCATTAAAGAGATGCGGCAGCTCTTTTTGGAGCTTGCCAGAAAGCGCGGCATTACGTTTTTAATTTCCAGCCATTTGCTAAGCGAAATCGAACAATTGGCTACCAAAGTAGGGATCATCCACAAGGGGAAATTGCTTGAAGAAATCGACCGGGAAACCTTGCAAAAGAAGACCCGGCACTATCTGGAGATCAAGGTGACGGACGCGCAGAAAGCCGCCTTTATTTTGGAGCAAAAGCTGGGTATCACGGATTATGTCGCAGCCGGTCCCGGCATCCTCCGTCTCTATGAGCATCTTGAGCAGCCGGATCAGGTCAGCCTTACTCTGGCGAATAACGGGGTCGGCGTAAGAGAGATGGCGTTGTCGGGGGACAGCCTCGAAGACTATTTTCTTAAGATCACGGGGGGTGAAAGGCATGTTTAGCGTTCTCCGTGCTGAATTTTTGAAACTGAAGAACACCAAGATTCATTGGCTCATACTTCTAGGCGCCATACCGGCAAACCTGATCACTTTGTCTGCTTTCCTGCCGAAAGTAACGCCCGATGGCACTCCGGCAGGGATTGATTTACAGGATATGTTCTATCGGCAGGGGATGACGATTACCATTCTGGCGCCGTTCATGTTCGCGTTGATGACTGGTTATATCGTCTCGCGTGAATACCAAGAGCGCACGATCAATCAACTGTTTTCCTACCCCATCTCACGGGTAAGGATTCTCTTTGCAAAACTGGCAGCCGTGTTATCGCTGATTGTCGCCACTTCAGCTCTCTCCTGTGCTTCGGTTACGGTAACCGGTCTGATTGCCGCTTTGACACAACAATTCGATTGGGCCGTCGTCTGGGCGGGAATTCGAATGAATATGCTGGCTTGCCTCCTTGCGTTCGGCACGATACCCGTAGCGGCGGCGCTTAGCATGGTTGGCAAGAGTGTCATCCCTTCGACGGTGTTAGGGGTGTTTGCTACAATCGTCACCCTCATTGGAGAGATGGGGCATGGCATGAAAGGAATTCTTTTTCCGTGGCTGATGCCGTATTGGCCGGTTCGGGAGTTAGGCCAAGGTTTAGCGGAAAGCGGACCCAACCCTTATTTAGCGCCTGGAGCGGCCATTCTTGCGGTTACCTTTGTTGTTTCGCTCCTTTTCTGCATCGTTTATTATGAAAAAGCGGAAGTTCACAGCGGTTCTTGAAACTGTGTTATAGCATAAAAAAACAGCCTCCCCAGGCTGTTTTTTTGTTACGGCACTTTAAAACTTCACATGAAGCAGCTTGGCTTCGTCAGGCTTCAAGCGGACCTTGATCTCTTGGCTCGACTCGTCATAGCCCACGTCCCCGCCATCCCACATGTCCCTGATGGAGAGATGCGACGCAGCCGGGAAGCCAAGCCGTTGCAAATTCAGCCGTTTGTCTTCGGCATCCCCCGGATCCAAATTAAAAACCGCAATCCAATGCTCGCCGTTTCCATGCAGCACGAAGACGCTTTCCGCCCGATCCCCGCTAGAACCTTCCACCGGCCGGAACGAGATTCCTTTGCGTGCCAAATCCATGATTTCCGGCCGGGTCAACCAATCGACGGCCCGCGATGCGGCGCCTTCTTTCCGGAAGTCGTCCCCGAGCAGCATGGAGGTCCCTGCGAGAATCGACGCGGTCAAGCGGCCTCTGCCTTCGTTCGGCGTCGATTCGCGTTGATTGCAGCTTTGGAACAGCACGGTATGGTCGGGATCGTTGAACCGGTACAGCGTATCGTTGATCCACCAGCCATACGTGATCGCGTTCAGAAGATACTCCGTGTCGCCGGCTAAGCCGAACACGTCGCAGGATACCCGCCGGCTGTGCGCGTATCCATGAGGGAACAGAGGGGCAATCGAGAGATTGAGGAAGAACGGCTTGCCGATCTTTTCAGGCGAGACGGTATCCTGAATCATGGCCATTCCGAGATTGTAGGCCTGAATGCCGCTGCGGATATTCGGGTCGTGGTGCCGGCCTTCGAGGGCTCCGTGGCAGAGGAAGTCCGCTTTGGCATACTCGAAGCCCCACTCCACGAACTGCTCGAGCTGGCGCTTGATCCTTTCCAGAGTCACCGGATGGCTTGGATCCAGGGCATAAGCTCCGGCGATGGTCGGGAGCAGGTTGCCGGATTGGTCTTTGAGAAGCAAATCGCGATAGACGTATCGGCCTTCGTATCCTTCCACAGGCCGCTCGGGATCTTTGCCCCAGTAGGCGAAGGGCGTGAAATAAATGCCCGGTTTCTGGCCGTTGGCGCGCACTCTATTCACGGCTTCTTGCAACTGTTCGCCGGACAGGCTGTTCCAGAAGGCGTCGAAGTTGATATAGACTCCGCCGTCGGAGGTGAATCCTTCTTCTTGCAGTTCCCGACGGATAAAGTCCGACGTATGAACGTACACGTCTAAATCCAATTTTCCCATGACCGCAGCCCAACTGTTCCAGCCGAAGGGAACGCCGTGATCCCAGGGAAGCTTCGGCGCCATAACCGCGTTCGCGCGGCCATAGGATTCCAATCCGTCCCGGTAATCGTCGAACGCGCCGACGAAAATCCGCGGCGATACGTTCACTTTGCCATGGGCGGAACCATGGGGCAGCGTATCCCGCGTATGTAAGCCGGTGACGCCGCCGACCACGCGGAGACGGGTGACTTCTCCGGGCATGGCGCCTTCCACTTGGATGCCCGTTTTCCAAAAGTCGTGGGTGATTGATCCCAGTACGAACCCGTTACGACTTTCCGAGTCGTAAACGGCGGTAACCTCATAGCTTTCCACGGTAGAAGGAATGGCATGGGAGGCGAAACGGACCCATTTATCGTTGTCATACGGAACGAACAGCGCGCGGATATTCCGGCTCGCTCCGGCGCCGAAGCGCATGACGGGTTCATCATTGCTCAATGCGACAAGGGGAGCGAGATGGTTGGTCTCCCACTCTTCGACGTGCTCCGCTTCAAGCTCTACCAATACGTACGGTAATCCTTCGTACATCCACAAGTGCTGCCGAATGACCGGGTTGCCGGCTTGCCGATGCTCGAACGTCCAGCGGATCCCTTGGCCGAAACCGTCTTCCACGGACTGTATGGAAGCATCGGGCACCTGATGCTCCGTAAACCAAGAGGTGCGCAAACGTTCTGCTCCGAAAGCGACTTCGCCGAACAGTCCGCTTAAACTCTCCCCATTTTGCCAATGTAAAGCCAGCAGACCGCCGATCAAGTCGCACTCGATGCGCAAAATTCCATTATCCGCGCTCATCATGCGGGAATCCGCCTCAATCCGGATTTTTGGGTTAACCATGCTAATCTCCCCCGTCTATCAGCTTTTGATCGCGCCCATCATAATACCTTTGACGAAATAGCGCTGCACGAACGGATACACCATGATGATCGGGAGCGTGGCCACCATCGTGACGGCCATCCGAATGCTTTCCCCGGATACCGGAATCCGCTTTGAGCTGTTGGCCAGCTTCTCCGCTTCCGAGACCATGTCGCCGGTCTGAAATTGGTTCAGGATTTTGACGAGCACGGCCTGCAGCGTTTTGAGCTCCGGCTTGTACGTATAGATGTAG contains:
- a CDS encoding ABC transporter ATP-binding protein; translated protein: MNEILRTRHLTKRYGSKTVVHDLNMTIRVGDIYGFLGQNGAGKTTTLRMLMGLIQPSDGEIELFGSALHENKRSAMERIGAIIEYPGFYLNLNAVDNLEIHRRLMGMGNKECIDDVLATVGLLDAKRQKVRSYSLGMKQRLGIARALLHHPELLLLDEPTNGLDPGGIKEMRQLFLELARKRGITFLISSHLLSEIEQLATKVGIIHKGKLLEEIDRETLQKKTRHYLEIKVTDAQKAAFILEQKLGITDYVAAGPGILRLYEHLEQPDQVSLTLANNGVGVREMALSGDSLEDYFLKITGGERHV
- a CDS encoding ABC transporter permease, translating into MFSVLRAEFLKLKNTKIHWLILLGAIPANLITLSAFLPKVTPDGTPAGIDLQDMFYRQGMTITILAPFMFALMTGYIVSREYQERTINQLFSYPISRVRILFAKLAAVLSLIVATSALSCASVTVTGLIAALTQQFDWAVVWAGIRMNMLACLLAFGTIPVAAALSMVGKSVIPSTVLGVFATIVTLIGEMGHGMKGILFPWLMPYWPVRELGQGLAESGPNPYLAPGAAILAVTFVVSLLFCIVYYEKAEVHSGS
- a CDS encoding alpha-galactosidase, producing the protein MVNPKIRIEADSRMMSADNGILRIECDLIGGLLALHWQNGESLSGLFGEVAFGAERLRTSWFTEHQVPDASIQSVEDGFGQGIRWTFEHRQAGNPVIRQHLWMYEGLPYVLVELEAEHVEEWETNHLAPLVALSNDEPVMRFGAGASRNIRALFVPYDNDKWVRFASHAIPSTVESYEVTAVYDSESRNGFVLGSITHDFWKTGIQVEGAMPGEVTRLRVVGGVTGLHTRDTLPHGSAHGKVNVSPRIFVGAFDDYRDGLESYGRANAVMAPKLPWDHGVPFGWNSWAAVMGKLDLDVYVHTSDFIRRELQEEGFTSDGGVYINFDAFWNSLSGEQLQEAVNRVRANGQKPGIYFTPFAYWGKDPERPVEGYEGRYVYRDLLLKDQSGNLLPTIAGAYALDPSHPVTLERIKRQLEQFVEWGFEYAKADFLCHGALEGRHHDPNIRSGIQAYNLGMAMIQDTVSPEKIGKPFFLNLSIAPLFPHGYAHSRRVSCDVFGLAGDTEYLLNAITYGWWINDTLYRFNDPDHTVLFQSCNQRESTPNEGRGRLTASILAGTSMLLGDDFRKEGAASRAVDWLTRPEIMDLARKGISFRPVEGSSGDRAESVFVLHGNGEHWIAVFNLDPGDAEDKRLNLQRLGFPAASHLSIRDMWDGGDVGYDESSQEIKVRLKPDEAKLLHVKF